From uncultured Pseudodesulfovibrio sp.:
ACTGGCTCCCATGGCCGAATTGGCCAAGGCCGGATGCGCGGCGTTTTCCAATGATGGTGTGCCGGTGAAGTCCACCAAGATTTTCCGTCGGGCCGTGGAATATGCCTCAGATTGGGACCGCGTGGTCATTGATCATTGCGAAGATCCATATATGGGTGTGGCCGCAGGCATGAACGAAGGCGAAGTTTCTAGCCGTCTGGGATTGCCTGCCCAGCCAGATGTTGCCGAGGCCCTGCAGGTGGCGCGGGATATCCTTATGGCTGAATATCTGGAGTTGCCCATTCATCTGGCGCATATTTCCTGCCGTAAATCTGTTGATCTGATTCGGTTCGCCAAGGATCGCGGGGTCAAAATAACGGCTGAAACCGCACCGCATTACTTGATATTTACTGAGGATTATCTGGAGAATGAGGCCACTGAATATGATACCAACGCCAAGGTGAACCCACCGCTGAGGACGCAAGATGATCAGAACGCCATGTTTGACGCGCTCAACGACGGCACCATTGATTGCCTTGCAACAGACCATGCTCCTCACGCTTCTTATGAGAAGGAAACCGAGTTCGATGTGGCTCCGTGCGGCATTACCGGGCTGGATACGGCATTGAGTACTACATGGCAATTGGTGAAGGACGGCAAGCTGAACAAGGAAGCGTTTACGCGTGCTTGGACCACGGCACCGTGCTCCATCTTCAATTTGCCGGTAAACACCTTTCAACCGGGAGACCCGGCGGACTTTTTCCTGTTTGATGAGGAAGAAGAATGGACAGTCTCCAACCAAACCTTATATTCCAAGGGTAAGAACACGCCGTTGCTTGGTACCACCCTGAAAGGGCGGGTAAAAACCCATTTCATTCAGGGCAAAAAGGTTGTATAGCAATGGTTCTGGGGCGGTTGGCTTCAGACAGAAAAATGTGCTGTTCGGTATTGAACGAGACAACATAAGGACTACGCAAAGGCTGTTTCTGGAAGCATACGCTTACGGACGGCCGGAAGGAGCAATATGAGTCAGCCTTTCAAAGATGCTGTCGGCTTTTGTAAAACCATCATGCGCAACGGTTACGATGCGTATGTTATCAATGTTCGCCTCCAGGCTTTGACTCTGGACGAAACGGGCGACGAAAAAGAACTCGACATCTGCACTGAGGCCGGTCTTTCCGAGCTTCAAAAATATTTTCCCAATCTCGAAGAATCTCAGGATAAGGGCATTCTCGGTTATCTGATGGAAGGCGGCGTGAAGTACTACTTCTACCCCGCAGACGTCACCGAGGCTTCCTATACGGATGAGGCCGTGTCTGTCATGACACCTCGTCTGTTGAAGCGGCTGGAACAGCGCGGGGATATTCCCTTGTCCGCTGTCTGTCCATTCATCCCTAAGGCCAAGGACATGTACGCCGATTTTGCTGATTTTTCCGAAGGTAAAATCCGTTTCAAGGGTGTCCCGGATCAGGCCCTCAAAAAGGATTACTCCTTGGCATATCGTGCTCTGCGATTTGCGGCCAATTTTGACAAGGAAATCGAGGCCAACTCCTGGATTGCCATTGTACGTAATGCTCGGCGAGTGCTTGACTATGTCCCCATGTCCGACTTTTTGGATGAATGGCGCAAGGTCGAAGCCGAGGCCATGTACAAGTTCTTTCGCCTGCTCTTTGATTCCATGCTTCTGCATGGCCTGATTCCTGAGGTTGCGGCTTTGTCCCGTGTCCATCAGATTAAGAATCCCGAAGAGGGTTCCGAAGAGACTGTGCTTGAGCACACCTTTGACGTGATGAAGGCGTATCCCGAAGAATTGCCTTATGATTGGTACGGCACCGTTGCGTGTCTGTTCCATGATGTGGGCAAGCTTTACACGGCTGAGTTTTACGAGGAAAAGTGGAATTTTCTTCAGCATCACCGTGTGGGAGCCAAGGTTTCCCGTAAGATACTCAAGCGCCTGCGTTTTGAGGAACAGGATATCGACCTTGTGTGCGATTTAGTCCAGAACCACATGCGGCCTCACTTCATGCTCACAGATAAGGGCATCCGCCGTCTGCGTTCTCTGGATGAATATCCACGTATCATGGAAATGGTTAAAGCGGACATTAAGGCCCGTGGCGCTTCCTGGCGCGAATTTAACCATAACCTCAAGATGGCTGAACGCGCCGATATCCCGGAAGACGAGATTGAGCCGTTTATGGACGGTAATCGAATCATGACGCTCACCGGGCTTAAACCCGGTCCCATTGTCGGTCAGATTCGCGACGAACTGCTCAAAGCACAAATCGCGGACGATGTTGTCACCGACGAAGATGCCGAAAAGTTTGTCATCGATTATGTTAAAAAGAATCAATGCAAAGGCACGACCTGCTAGCGCAAGCTCCACAAATAAAAAAAGGGCCGCTCGGATTTCCGAGCGGCCCTTTTTTTATTTGTGTGGCTTGCGCAGACGGCTTGAGAGAGCGGCGCATCTGCACATTTTTCGGGCTTCGTTTCATCCTCAACGTAGCTAGGCTACGCCTCCGGTGAAACTTCGCCCGAGAAAATGCACATCTGCACCACTCTCCCAAGCCTTTCGGCATCGGGGAAAGAAAACCGTTGTTGGGAGGTGTTTGCACCCCAAGGTACTCCATGCACAGCGCTTTGCTGGTGTTTTGAGGGAAAGAAAAAGGGGGCGCTTTAGACCGGTGAAAACGTGTGTCTTCGCCGAAGGCGACACAAAAGGTTTAGGAAAAGGAAGGGATGGGGGTCTGGGGGAAGGGGAGGAAAGAACCCTTTTCAAAGGGTTTTTCTTCCCCTTCCCCCAGCCGCCGGAGGCATCTTTATTCCAATCCCATACCTGGATGATGTACTGCGTCTTCCATGGTTTCGCCGTGGCAGACGACGCAGGTTCCGTTGGTTCCAATGGCTTGAGCTTCATCCATGTATTGGAGCGGCATGACATTGTCGCGATCGGATGCCGGGTAGATGGCGTGCGGGCTGCCGTGACAGGCGCCGCAATGCATGGCATCCATCTCGTCGCGTCGAGCCGCATAGAGCGTGGCAGAGCCATCGGTCCAGGAGTTGAAAGCCGAGTCGGTTTCCGGTGGTTGGAAATCCACGTGACAGGTCAGACAATCTGGTTCGTTTAACCACGGGGTGCGTGGATTGATGGCGTCCTGATTGCCCAGAGTTTGTGGGATGATCAGACCGAGTAACCTGTCAGCACCGGGAATGGACTGATCCTTTTCCGCCTTGAGCAAGGAGATCGCGTGATCTTCCATGGCTCCATGGCAATCCGTACAAACGAATCCGCCGAGGTCATGCTGCCCGCGTAGGGTGGATTCCGGGTGACATTTGAGACAGGAATCCTCGGCCTCGCGTCCGGCGAGATACACGGCGTGAATACCATGAATGGCGGCGGACAGGTTGAGCCGTTTGTTTTTGCCGTCCGTGTCCTGCATCGGGTCGTCATGACAGGACGCACACTCGACTACTCCCTTGCGATTGGAGAGATCGGTGCGGTTCATGCGGTCATGTACAGCCAGAATGTTTTCGACCGTGACGCTGGCAACACCTGAGTCTCCCTGTGCCCATTCGCCGCCGTGACAATTGCGGCACCCCATTTGGTCGGAAGTAGGTAGTGCGACTCGGGCAGTGGCTAGAATTTCCCCGGCGTCGTTGCGTGCTTCAAGGTTGATAACAGGCAATGGATTGTATGCGCCATTGGCCTGAGATTGAATGGCAAGTTTGGCTTCGAATCGTTCGAACTCTTCGTTGAGGGCGAGTGTGCCGGATAAGGGATTACCCTTGAAACCGTTTTCCACCTGATAGGTAATGACGATGTCTTCAAGTACACGTTCGGGGCCGGGACCGCGCAGGATGAGCTGTGCGCGTAACGTGTTGGAAGGCGGCAGCAGGGTCCACTTGTCGCTTTGGGCATAGAATCCTGCACCGCGTGCACACCATGCCGTGAGTACGTATTCCGAAGTATCCGAGCCAAAGGCTACAGGCTCGACCGATTCCAACTCCGGTAACTCTACTGGGTCCATAGGAGTCTTGTTGTTCAGTTCTTCACTGATGTACCTGGCCAGAATCATGCGCTCGTCCGGGGTTCCGGCAAAAGGTGGCATGTATTTGTTGAGCTTGCCCATGCCAGTGAGCAGAGCGTCCAACCCGTTGGTGTTGAATACGGCGGTGCGTTTGCGAATATCGTTCATGGGACCGCCGATTGAATGGCAGGCGGAACATTCGAGCTGATACAGGAATGCGCCGGCTTGCTTCCAGTTGTCTTCGGTGATGCCTTCCTTGAGTTCCGGCGGTGCCCATTTGGCAGAGGCAATGGCTCCGTTCTGGTTGATGATCGGCATATGCGCCTTGACGATGGACGTTGAATAGACCGTATCCCAGATAAGATACGGCTTGCGTCCGGCTTCGCGTACGAATTCAAAGGAACCGAAAAGTCCTTGTCCGGCCAGAAGGACGACCAGTGCCAGCGGGAAACTGATGAGTCGTGGGGCTCGGATGGCGAGCAGCAGGCCCCCGATAAGTGTTGCCAGACTGAACATCCAGAACCATTGCATGAATGCGGCGACACGGTGGGATTTGAACGCGACCATTTCATATTGTCCGGCAGGGAGAGCGGCTATGTACCACCAACCTGACACAATGACGGCCAATACACCAAGGGTTGTCCAGACTGAACAGGAGCGCACCGCGAGCATGCGCGTGTCGTCGTCCTTGATGCGTGTGGCCGTAACGAATCCGAAAAGACCGGCACAGGCCGCGCTGAAGAAGGTGCGGAAGACCAATGAAGGCCAGAAAGACGGGTTAAAAAAGCCGTCCCAGAAGTCTTTGGTTTGCAACCAGTCTCCAGGCGTGAGCATGAAGCCGATGATGCCGTTGATGAGGAACAGGGAGAACCAACCGAAGATGAAATAAAGCCAGCCCACGATGACGTGGTCGCGGCGGTTCATGGTGTTCCATGTATAGTAATATATTATGAGCGCGACGATTTCGCCGAGGAAACAGACCCACTCGGCAGCCCATCCAAATACGAATTGATGGATGAGTGTGATGGTCGCCTCAGGTGCTATGAGAGCGATGGTGAACCAGATTGCCACGCCGGATACACCACCGAAAGCCATAGTCAGGAGCAGGAAAAAGCGGGTGTGTTTTTTTGCCCATTCAAGCAGGTGCATGTTGTTGGTGCGGTATGCCGCTTGTTCGGTCAGGACGAGGAACAGTCCTCCTCCGACAGCGAAATGGGCTACGTAGACGTGGATGGTCGCGATAAAGGCGATCCAGAAGCCGCCGGCCAGAGTCGTGAGTTGCCAGATGGGATATTCCATGACTTAGCTCCTCCCCTGCCGTGAATTGAAGTAGAGTTTGATCATGTAGGCCATGGCAGCGAGGCCTACGATCAGGAATCCGAGGAAAAGATAGAAGGAGCCGTAGCGACCAGTTACTGGTGTGGACTCGATGGAGAACCACGGCGCGATGTACAGGGTGCGCAACCAGTGGCGGGTGCATACCATGAAGAAGACAGTGATGACCGCCCAGATGGTGGCTTTTTTCGGTTCTTTTTTGAAGCCTGCGATGAGCATGAATGCGGCGGCGATCAGTGAAGCGATTAATGTCCCGGTAGCCGGGATGTTCCGTCCCATGAATGCGAGAAGGATATCCTGAGGTAATGCGGCCAGAAACCAGATACCCACTGCCAGATTGACCAGCGTTGCACGGGTGAACCAAAGCATACCGGTGTCGATCATGTCGTCGTTGGTTCGGACCTGACCAAGCAGGGCAACGAACAATCCGCCGATGGCGAGAGCTCCGGTCATGAAGTGGAGGAATCGGGGATAAATGACCGGATCTGACCAATTGAGAAACGCACTGTCTGTGTTGAAGTATTTCAGCCATGTTTCGGGCTGCAACATGATGGTCATGTTGTTGGAGAACATCCAGCCCACGTAGAGCAGGCCAAGAATGGACGCTGCGAAAAGTGCGGTGCGGACTGCGTTGCTCATGGATTCGTATTTGAATTTATAAATGTAGAATCCGTAGTAGGAGAACATCAAGGCCGCGATTACGGCAAGCCACCATCCCCCCATAATAACGGAGCTGACGTAATCGAAGTGTCCGTAATTGACTTGAAGGAAGAGGAGGGGAGCCACACCCATGTTGATGGTCAGAGCAAGCAAAGGCGGTAGTTTCATACCGACTTCTTTGATTATAACTCCTTGACCTCGCAGACTTTTTGTCAATCCTATGACCGCCGAACCAAGTAGGGCGTTCATGAAAAGCAGGTGAGCCGTGAGGGTGACGATGAGCAAGATATCAAACCATGCCCAATGGATGGGTACAGGTTCGGCCAGTGGAATGAGTGATGCGGGATTCACAGGAGTTCTCCTTCATATTTATCCAGACTGTGAACCGTATTGTATATGGTAATTATTGTTAGTGCACAACATCCTTTTTCTTTGGCCTCGGTCTGACACTAATGAAAAGTTTAATTATTATAGTGACAAAAGCTTTATATCCCGTGTAAAAGGGCTGTAAGTCTATTTTTTTGATATAGGAGGCGGTTATGAAAATAGGTTTTAAGATAACTTCGCTTGGCGCTGTTCTCATAGGTCTGACAGTAACGTGTATCCTTGGCATTTTGCTTTGGCAGAGTGGCAATATGCAGGAAACGTTGACTGAGAGTTTTGATAAGCAGGCTCGACACGAAGTGGAATTGGCCGTTGTCGATGCCGGTAACATGTTGGCGACCCAGCACGCCACTTTGGCGAAGCAATTGGAGAATGACATGCATGTCGTTCTCGATATTGTTCAACGAAATGGGGGCTTTCACCTGTTGGATGAAACGGTTGATTGGAAGGCTGTGAACCAGATTTCGAAAAATGCATTGACTGTTTCACTCGACAAGATGGCTCTTGGAACAGAATGGCTTGGGCAAAATGCTGATCCGAATGTCTCGACCCTCATGGTGGACGAGATTATGAAAATGACAGGAACCACCTGTACTGTTTTCCAGACCATGAATTCTCAAGGCGACCTGTTAAGGGTCGCGACCAATATCCTCAAGACAGACGGTAATCGTGCTGTTGGAACGTTTATCCCCAGCTCCAGTATCGTGGCTCAAACGGTGAAGTCCGGGCAGACTTTTCGGGGGACGGCTTTTGTGGTCAATGCGTGGTATCTGACGCAGTACAGGCCCATCAAGAATGCGTCCGGTACGGTGATCGGTTGTCTCTATGTCGGTATCTTGCAG
This genomic window contains:
- a CDS encoding cytochrome ubiquinol oxidase subunit I, with translation MEYPIWQLTTLAGGFWIAFIATIHVYVAHFAVGGGLFLVLTEQAAYRTNNMHLLEWAKKHTRFFLLLTMAFGGVSGVAIWFTIALIAPEATITLIHQFVFGWAAEWVCFLGEIVALIIYYYTWNTMNRRDHVIVGWLYFIFGWFSLFLINGIIGFMLTPGDWLQTKDFWDGFFNPSFWPSLVFRTFFSAACAGLFGFVTATRIKDDDTRMLAVRSCSVWTTLGVLAVIVSGWWYIAALPAGQYEMVAFKSHRVAAFMQWFWMFSLATLIGGLLLAIRAPRLISFPLALVVLLAGQGLFGSFEFVREAGRKPYLIWDTVYSTSIVKAHMPIINQNGAIASAKWAPPELKEGITEDNWKQAGAFLYQLECSACHSIGGPMNDIRKRTAVFNTNGLDALLTGMGKLNKYMPPFAGTPDERMILARYISEELNNKTPMDPVELPELESVEPVAFGSDTSEYVLTAWCARGAGFYAQSDKWTLLPPSNTLRAQLILRGPGPERVLEDIVITYQVENGFKGNPLSGTLALNEEFERFEAKLAIQSQANGAYNPLPVINLEARNDAGEILATARVALPTSDQMGCRNCHGGEWAQGDSGVASVTVENILAVHDRMNRTDLSNRKGVVECASCHDDPMQDTDGKNKRLNLSAAIHGIHAVYLAGREAEDSCLKCHPESTLRGQHDLGGFVCTDCHGAMEDHAISLLKAEKDQSIPGADRLLGLIIPQTLGNQDAINPRTPWLNEPDCLTCHVDFQPPETDSAFNSWTDGSATLYAARRDEMDAMHCGACHGSPHAIYPASDRDNVMPLQYMDEAQAIGTNGTCVVCHGETMEDAVHHPGMGLE
- a CDS encoding dihydroorotase, with the translated sequence MPKIDLIIHRATLDGKEVDVFVAKGKIVEIRKSVESLDAGDAKVEEAFGLTLMPSMTDVHVHLREPGYEYKEDVESGLRAAAWGGFSNIMCMANTKPVNDNESVTEMMLEKARKFWPKGPRLFPIGALTKGLSGKELAPMAELAKAGCAAFSNDGVPVKSTKIFRRAVEYASDWDRVVIDHCEDPYMGVAAGMNEGEVSSRLGLPAQPDVAEALQVARDILMAEYLELPIHLAHISCRKSVDLIRFAKDRGVKITAETAPHYLIFTEDYLENEATEYDTNAKVNPPLRTQDDQNAMFDALNDGTIDCLATDHAPHASYEKETEFDVAPCGITGLDTALSTTWQLVKDGKLNKEAFTRAWTTAPCSIFNLPVNTFQPGDPADFFLFDEEEEWTVSNQTLYSKGKNTPLLGTTLKGRVKTHFIQGKKVV
- a CDS encoding HD domain-containing protein, with translation MSQPFKDAVGFCKTIMRNGYDAYVINVRLQALTLDETGDEKELDICTEAGLSELQKYFPNLEESQDKGILGYLMEGGVKYYFYPADVTEASYTDEAVSVMTPRLLKRLEQRGDIPLSAVCPFIPKAKDMYADFADFSEGKIRFKGVPDQALKKDYSLAYRALRFAANFDKEIEANSWIAIVRNARRVLDYVPMSDFLDEWRKVEAEAMYKFFRLLFDSMLLHGLIPEVAALSRVHQIKNPEEGSEETVLEHTFDVMKAYPEELPYDWYGTVACLFHDVGKLYTAEFYEEKWNFLQHHRVGAKVSRKILKRLRFEEQDIDLVCDLVQNHMRPHFMLTDKGIRRLRSLDEYPRIMEMVKADIKARGASWREFNHNLKMAERADIPEDEIEPFMDGNRIMTLTGLKPGPIVGQIRDELLKAQIADDVVTDEDAEKFVIDYVKKNQCKGTTC